The Sporosarcina ureae genome includes a region encoding these proteins:
- a CDS encoding cytochrome c oxidase subunit II yields the protein MHLHKYEKVWLVFGLASLVLFLLIIGFAAFWKGTHPQSHIETIDPQNVEANEAFQPDHLGLTEVADGKYVVNIVASAFNYDFGKEEDGTATKTIRVPKGSTVLFQVTSKDVVHGFQVAGTNVNMMVEPGHISRFESVMKNGGEFTVVCNEYCGIGHHLMFGTVEVY from the coding sequence ATGCATTTGCATAAGTATGAAAAAGTATGGCTTGTGTTCGGTTTAGCATCATTGGTTTTATTTTTACTCATTATCGGCTTCGCGGCGTTCTGGAAAGGAACACATCCACAAAGTCACATTGAAACAATTGATCCACAAAACGTCGAAGCAAATGAAGCATTCCAGCCTGATCATCTCGGTCTAACAGAAGTGGCTGATGGCAAATACGTTGTTAATATTGTCGCTTCCGCTTTCAACTATGACTTTGGTAAAGAAGAAGATGGAACCGCTACTAAGACGATTCGCGTTCCAAAAGGTTCCACAGTCCTCTTCCAAGTAACGAGTAAAGACGTCGTTCACGGATTCCAAGTTGCCGGTACAAATGTCAACATGATGGTTGAACCAGGACATATCAGTCGCTTCGAATCCGTTATGAAAAACGGTGGCGAATTCACAGTTGTTTGTAACGAATATTGCGGCATCGGTCACCACTTGATGTTCGGCACAGTGGAGGTGTACTAA
- a CDS encoding cytochrome c oxidase subunit 2A, whose product MSKKISSTNQSKEEANLKGTLIMVMIVGIVILVMWFGAYGLFLSR is encoded by the coding sequence TTGAGCAAGAAGATATCTTCTACAAATCAATCAAAAGAAGAAGCGAATTTAAAAGGTACCTTGATCATGGTGATGATCGTCGGGATCGTCATTCTTGTCATGTGGTTCGGCGCTTACGGATTATTCTTATCTAGATAA
- a CDS encoding glucosamine-6-phosphate deaminase — MENVKWIIVKNPEEGAKEVFNLISEELQHNRLHVLGLATGSTMIPIYDEWTNSSLDFSNITAFNLDEYVGIDADNPNSYAYFMDQHLFSKKPFKETFIPNGMAEDLDKECKEYEDQLNSHPLDIQLLGVGENGHIAFNEPGTSFDSVTHVATLTDSTLGVNSQYFENDEKIPNTALTMGISSIVKSKKLIMVAFGEKKRAAMEKLKAGEVTKEWPITKLLRHDDVIVITDLELD, encoded by the coding sequence ATGGAAAATGTGAAATGGATTATAGTAAAAAATCCCGAAGAAGGCGCGAAGGAAGTATTTAATCTGATATCTGAAGAACTTCAACATAATAGATTGCATGTACTTGGATTAGCTACAGGTAGCACGATGATTCCGATTTATGATGAGTGGACTAATTCGTCTCTTGATTTTTCAAACATTACAGCATTCAACTTAGATGAGTATGTCGGCATTGACGCGGATAACCCGAATAGCTATGCATACTTCATGGATCAACATTTATTCAGCAAAAAACCATTTAAAGAAACGTTTATTCCGAACGGTATGGCTGAAGATTTAGATAAAGAGTGTAAAGAATACGAAGATCAGTTGAATTCTCACCCGTTAGACATTCAACTGCTTGGAGTGGGAGAGAATGGTCATATCGCGTTCAACGAACCAGGAACATCATTCGACTCGGTCACACATGTTGCGACACTGACAGACTCTACATTGGGGGTTAATAGCCAGTATTTCGAAAACGATGAAAAGATTCCGAATACCGCGTTGACGATGGGGATCTCTTCGATTGTAAAGTCGAAGAAGTTAATCATGGTTGCATTTGGTGAGAAGAAGCGTGCAGCGATGGAAAAATTGAAAGCGGGAGAGGTTACGAAAGAGTGGCCGATTACTAAATTGTTGCGTCATGATGACGTAATTGTGATCACAGATTTAGAGCTTGATTGA
- a CDS encoding C40 family peptidase, whose amino-acid sequence MNLVQKVISVLALSALLIVSPFAGQADAASKTTNITKTATSLTGIKYRYGGTTRAGFDCSGYVGYVFKQNGLKVARTSRAMYASGRAIKKSSLRNGDLVFFNTTGRGVSHVGIYVGNGKFAHASTSKGVRVDKVNDSYWGKRYIGAKRVAGI is encoded by the coding sequence ATGAACTTAGTACAAAAAGTCATTTCAGTCTTAGCACTTTCCGCACTTCTGATTGTTTCACCATTTGCAGGACAAGCAGACGCGGCTAGCAAAACAACGAACATCACTAAAACAGCTACTAGCTTAACCGGTATCAAATATCGCTATGGCGGTACGACAAGAGCAGGATTTGACTGTTCAGGTTATGTTGGGTATGTATTCAAGCAAAATGGTTTGAAAGTAGCCAGAACTTCACGTGCCATGTATGCATCCGGGCGTGCTATTAAGAAATCAAGCCTTCGCAATGGCGATCTAGTATTCTTTAACACAACAGGACGCGGTGTTTCTCACGTAGGAATCTATGTTGGAAACGGCAAGTTTGCACATGCTTCTACATCAAAAGGTGTACGTGTAGACAAAGTAAATGACTCGTACTGGGGTAAACGTTATATAGGTGCCAAGCGTGTTGCAGGTATTTAA
- a CDS encoding accessory Sec system S-layer assembly protein, with protein sequence MKLFNLFKKTEKTGLDSTVESEEILENGQASSGDEDIETELSLHEQWNLTQEQEYVFRFLANELEPLKPNQISLSGIDIDLEPANDSWLVKAFFRSSLDQAITVGEIELLLLDEEGNTAASAEFDLNELGEIPARSARPWVFVFEKKDQLVEEIPATNWKLAFNVHSMMPHQLELAPTWEEQLPAEQKEALANIVRDLPKLKPREVNIAGFQIQSQDDQTIAASVFVRNGHSKQINIEKLPLELIDATGDLVARGTFDLNPPLSVKANSTTPWTFIYPKELVKKEEPDFSRWTIRVPQDATN encoded by the coding sequence ATGAAACTCTTCAATTTATTCAAAAAAACCGAAAAAACTGGATTGGACAGTACAGTTGAATCCGAAGAAATTTTAGAAAATGGCCAAGCAAGCTCAGGTGATGAAGATATCGAAACAGAACTATCTCTTCATGAGCAATGGAATTTAACACAAGAGCAGGAATATGTATTCCGTTTTCTAGCTAATGAACTAGAGCCATTAAAGCCCAATCAAATCTCCCTATCAGGTATCGACATCGATTTGGAACCCGCAAACGATAGCTGGTTAGTCAAAGCGTTCTTCCGCTCATCACTTGATCAAGCGATCACTGTGGGCGAAATCGAGTTATTATTACTTGATGAAGAAGGCAATACCGCAGCATCTGCAGAGTTTGATTTGAACGAGTTAGGTGAAATTCCAGCGCGCAGTGCACGTCCATGGGTATTTGTTTTTGAAAAGAAAGATCAATTAGTAGAAGAAATTCCTGCGACGAACTGGAAACTAGCATTCAACGTTCACTCGATGATGCCGCATCAACTAGAACTTGCTCCCACATGGGAAGAGCAACTCCCTGCTGAGCAAAAAGAAGCATTGGCTAACATTGTACGCGATCTTCCGAAATTGAAGCCACGCGAAGTGAATATCGCAGGTTTCCAAATCCAGTCACAGGATGACCAAACGATCGCTGCGTCCGTATTTGTTCGTAACGGTCACTCTAAACAAATCAATATTGAAAAGTTGCCGCTTGAATTAATAGATGCAACAGGTGATTTAGTAGCGCGAGGAACATTCGATCTGAATCCTCCACTTTCCGTGAAAGCAAACAGCACAACTCCTTGGACATTTATCTATCCTAAGGAATTAGTAAAGAAGGAAGAACCGGATTTCTCTCGTTGGACAATCCGCGTTCCACAAGACGCAACTAATTAA
- the secA2 gene encoding accessory Sec system translocase SecA2, with protein sequence MLKIFKRKTGTSERQLRKYRKIVEQINSLEPKYIAMSDDDLSGMTVQFKQQLEDGATVETIMPDAFAVVREASKRVLGMRHFDVQLIGGAVLTEGNIAEMPTGEGKTLVASLPSYVRALEGKGVHVITVNDYLAKRDFDQIGQIHRFLGLTVGLNVPMMQGPAKQAAYEADITYGVGTEFGFDYLRDNMVQHTSQKVQRPYHFAIIDEVDSVLIDEAKTPLIVAGKTQADADLHHIAARLAKRFKVEEDFDFDDATKATSLTEQGIEKVERAFGIDNLYDLDHQTLYHYVIQAVRAFVIFKRDVDYIVRDGKIELVDMFTGRIMEGRTLSDGLHQAIEAKEGVEITDENKAQAQITIQNYFRMYPKLCGMTGTAKTQETEFREVYNMEVIQIPTNRPRARIDAPDFVFKTIEDKYKAVAKEVAARHAKGQPVLVGTTSILQSEAVAKYLRDEGLKFHLLNAKSVEQEVSLISESGQAGNITVATNMAGRGTDIVLGEGVEENGGLFVLGTEKHESRRVDNQLRGRSGRQGDHGESQFYLSLEDEMYMRFSPEELEKFLTKVRTDENGKVLNPEVDELTERTQRIVEGAHFSMREYNLKLDDVINDQREVIYSLRNRVLEGHDIFEKLKTMLSETVEFVVLDSCPDNEIADNWDFERIERTMNALLLTPVKLPTSLDRTADILKEYDEKMAELFAFIDTFTDNEQVSQLLPQVMLSYIDTMWVKHLEVMTRLKEGIGLRSYGQEDPMRIYQREGLQLFAKHYQRLRRDIASEIIAFMKQLNTQQEVSR encoded by the coding sequence ATGTTAAAAATCTTTAAACGTAAAACTGGAACAAGTGAACGGCAGTTGCGTAAATACCGCAAAATTGTGGAACAGATTAATTCACTTGAACCTAAATATATCGCTATGTCGGATGATGATCTGTCCGGAATGACAGTTCAATTCAAACAACAATTGGAAGACGGTGCAACCGTCGAGACCATTATGCCAGATGCATTCGCAGTTGTACGTGAAGCATCTAAACGGGTTCTCGGTATGCGCCATTTTGATGTGCAATTAATCGGTGGGGCTGTATTGACGGAAGGCAATATTGCTGAAATGCCGACTGGTGAAGGTAAAACGCTAGTTGCTTCTCTACCTTCATATGTACGCGCACTTGAAGGTAAAGGCGTTCACGTCATTACCGTCAATGATTATCTGGCAAAACGGGACTTTGATCAAATCGGTCAAATTCATCGTTTCCTAGGATTGACTGTCGGATTGAATGTTCCGATGATGCAAGGTCCAGCTAAGCAAGCCGCTTACGAAGCAGATATTACGTACGGTGTAGGGACGGAATTCGGCTTTGATTATTTACGAGATAACATGGTACAGCATACTTCTCAAAAAGTGCAACGACCTTATCACTTCGCCATTATCGATGAAGTCGACAGTGTCTTGATCGACGAAGCGAAGACACCATTAATTGTTGCAGGCAAAACGCAGGCAGATGCGGATCTTCACCACATCGCAGCCCGACTAGCCAAACGCTTTAAAGTCGAAGAGGATTTTGACTTTGACGATGCAACAAAAGCCACTTCTCTTACAGAACAAGGAATCGAAAAAGTGGAGAGAGCATTTGGTATCGACAATTTGTATGATTTAGATCACCAAACACTTTATCACTACGTCATCCAAGCCGTCCGTGCGTTCGTCATCTTCAAGCGTGATGTGGATTATATCGTACGCGATGGAAAAATCGAATTGGTTGATATGTTCACTGGTCGGATTATGGAAGGCAGAACATTATCAGACGGTCTTCACCAGGCGATTGAAGCGAAAGAAGGCGTCGAGATTACAGATGAAAATAAAGCACAAGCTCAAATTACCATTCAGAACTACTTCCGCATGTATCCAAAGCTTTGTGGAATGACGGGCACTGCGAAAACTCAAGAAACGGAATTCCGCGAAGTCTATAATATGGAAGTAATCCAAATTCCGACGAACCGGCCACGTGCACGGATCGATGCACCAGACTTCGTTTTCAAAACAATAGAAGATAAGTATAAAGCGGTAGCGAAAGAAGTAGCCGCACGTCATGCGAAAGGACAGCCCGTATTGGTCGGTACAACATCCATTCTCCAATCTGAAGCTGTCGCCAAATATTTACGTGACGAAGGATTGAAGTTCCACCTATTGAATGCGAAAAGTGTGGAGCAGGAAGTTTCATTGATTTCCGAGTCTGGACAAGCAGGCAATATTACCGTTGCTACTAATATGGCGGGACGCGGAACGGATATCGTTCTCGGTGAAGGCGTTGAAGAAAACGGTGGACTATTTGTGTTAGGTACAGAAAAACATGAAAGTCGCCGTGTAGATAATCAGTTACGAGGACGTTCAGGGCGTCAAGGAGACCATGGAGAAAGTCAATTCTACCTTTCTTTGGAAGATGAAATGTACATGCGTTTTTCTCCAGAAGAACTCGAGAAATTCTTGACGAAAGTCCGTACCGATGAAAATGGTAAAGTACTGAATCCTGAAGTAGATGAACTGACGGAGCGTACACAACGTATCGTTGAAGGCGCACACTTCTCTATGCGCGAATATAATCTGAAATTAGACGATGTCATCAATGATCAACGTGAAGTCATTTATTCCTTACGTAACCGCGTATTAGAAGGCCATGATATTTTCGAAAAACTGAAGACGATGTTGTCAGAAACTGTCGAGTTCGTCGTGTTAGATAGCTGTCCTGATAATGAAATCGCCGACAACTGGGATTTCGAGCGGATCGAACGGACTATGAACGCGCTGTTATTGACGCCAGTTAAGCTTCCTACTTCATTAGATAGAACCGCAGATATACTGAAAGAGTACGATGAAAAAATGGCAGAGTTGTTTGCATTTATCGACACTTTCACTGATAATGAACAAGTGAGTCAACTGTTGCCACAAGTCATGTTGAGCTATATTGACACGATGTGGGTTAAGCACTTGGAAGTGATGACTCGCCTAAAAGAAGGAATTGGATTGCGTTCATACGGACAAGAAGATCCTATGCGTATTTACCAGCGTGAAGGCTTGCAGTTATTCGCCAAGCATTATCAACGCCTGCGCCGGGATATTGCGTCCGAAATTATCGCATTCATGAAGCAACTCAATACACAACAGGAGGTTTCCCGATGA
- a CDS encoding glycosyltransferase family 4 protein has product MLFIAMSVAFIAAIILTPLVIKFAYRIGAVDRPNYRKVHARIMPRIGGLAIFGAFIIGYAILLPKDEHAVSILIGAVLIVMIGFLDDMLEITAKAKMLGQLAAALVVVLWGGLQIEFINLPFLGQLDFGYLSIPITIIWIIGITNAVNLIDGLDGLAAGVSTIALIAITVMALLMGDVFVAATASILAASSLGFLFFNFHPAKIFMGDTGSLFLGFMISVLALLGFKNVAVVSLVIPIIMLGVPISDTFFAIVRRVRMKQSITAADKSHLHHCLLRVGFSHRQAVLTIYGIAILFGAAAVLFSQATVWGALLLIFVMLIVIELFVELIGLAGANYRPLLNLVRMIGK; this is encoded by the coding sequence ATGTTATTCATTGCAATGTCTGTAGCTTTTATCGCTGCAATTATACTAACACCGCTAGTCATCAAATTCGCGTATCGGATCGGTGCGGTTGACCGCCCCAATTACCGAAAAGTCCACGCGAGAATCATGCCTAGAATCGGCGGGCTCGCAATTTTCGGAGCATTTATTATTGGATATGCTATATTATTGCCGAAAGACGAGCACGCAGTCAGCATCTTAATCGGTGCAGTACTGATCGTCATGATAGGCTTTTTAGACGATATGCTGGAAATTACAGCAAAAGCAAAAATGTTAGGCCAACTAGCAGCAGCGTTGGTCGTTGTACTATGGGGCGGATTACAAATTGAATTCATCAATTTGCCGTTTCTAGGACAGCTTGACTTTGGCTATTTAAGTATTCCGATCACGATTATTTGGATCATCGGAATCACGAACGCCGTCAATTTGATTGACGGATTGGATGGTTTGGCAGCAGGTGTTTCCACTATTGCGCTTATTGCCATTACGGTAATGGCTCTCTTGATGGGAGATGTCTTTGTGGCTGCAACGGCTTCTATATTAGCAGCTAGTTCGCTTGGCTTCCTATTTTTCAACTTCCATCCAGCGAAAATTTTTATGGGCGACACCGGATCACTCTTCCTTGGATTTATGATTTCGGTACTGGCGTTGCTCGGCTTTAAGAACGTTGCCGTCGTATCACTAGTTATTCCGATTATCATGCTAGGTGTGCCGATTTCAGACACATTCTTTGCGATTGTTAGACGAGTTCGCATGAAGCAGTCTATTACTGCAGCAGATAAGTCGCATTTGCATCACTGTTTATTACGCGTAGGTTTCTCGCATAGACAAGCTGTGCTAACGATTTATGGTATTGCGATTTTATTCGGAGCGGCCGCTGTATTGTTCTCACAAGCTACAGTATGGGGTGCGTTGCTTCTGATCTTCGTTATGTTGATCGTGATTGAGCTGTTTGTCGAATTGATAGGTTTGGCAGGAGCAAATTACCGTCCGTTGTTGAATTTAGTACGCATGATTGGTAAATAA
- a CDS encoding LCP family protein, with protein MKREEYKKKNASKTKRFLKIALFTFFIAALAIAGYAFKLHNQAVNVLDRSYEPIAKQEPPEIYVEPAKDKVSILLIGVDESEMRQETGANGRSDALVLATLNPKTKSIKLVSIPRDSYVYIPQINYKDKITHAHAYGGTKASIETVEELFDIPVNYYVKMNFNAFIDVVDALGGVEVEVPYERIEKDENDKNAIHLMPGLQRLDGRHALALARTRKLDNDIERGKRQQMILEAMIKEATSITSITKYGDVINALGDNMKTDMTSKQMLSFIQYIKSGLPDVDTITLTGYDDMSTGIYYYKLDEQKLEEVKQILKSHLGMIPDSSSLTELDTDQTSASAQTDYQ; from the coding sequence ATGAAAAGAGAAGAATATAAGAAAAAGAACGCTTCCAAAACGAAGCGCTTCTTGAAAATAGCATTATTTACGTTCTTCATAGCGGCCCTAGCCATTGCCGGTTATGCTTTCAAATTGCACAATCAAGCGGTGAACGTACTAGATCGTTCTTATGAACCTATTGCTAAACAAGAACCACCAGAAATATATGTAGAACCCGCAAAAGACAAAGTATCGATTTTATTGATTGGCGTAGATGAAAGTGAAATGCGGCAAGAAACAGGAGCAAATGGCAGGTCAGATGCATTGGTACTCGCAACTCTGAACCCTAAAACCAAAAGTATCAAGCTCGTCAGCATCCCTCGTGATTCATATGTGTATATTCCACAGATAAACTATAAAGATAAAATTACACATGCGCATGCCTATGGCGGTACTAAAGCCTCTATTGAAACAGTCGAAGAACTATTCGATATTCCCGTCAACTACTATGTCAAAATGAACTTTAATGCATTCATCGACGTGGTAGACGCACTCGGCGGTGTAGAAGTCGAAGTTCCATATGAACGAATTGAGAAAGATGAAAACGATAAAAATGCAATTCACTTAATGCCAGGCCTCCAACGTCTTGACGGACGCCATGCGTTAGCTTTAGCACGTACTCGTAAACTCGATAATGATATCGAGCGCGGCAAACGTCAGCAAATGATTCTTGAGGCGATGATTAAAGAAGCAACATCCATTACGTCCATTACAAAATACGGAGACGTGATCAATGCGCTTGGTGATAACATGAAGACCGACATGACATCCAAGCAAATGTTGTCGTTCATTCAGTATATAAAAAGCGGACTTCCGGACGTCGATACTATTACGTTGACAGGCTATGACGATATGTCGACAGGTATTTACTATTACAAGCTAGATGAGCAGAAACTAGAAGAAGTAAAGCAGATCTTGAAATCTCATCTAGGAATGATTCCAGACTCTTCCTCTTTAACCGAGCTAGACACGGACCAAACGTCTGCATCCGCACAAACCGATTATCAATAA
- a CDS encoding YigZ family protein produces MRANYKTVQLYGESEFVIQKSRFLSFVKRVETEQEALDFIQDIKKNHHTATHNCSAYIIGEHDQIQKANDDGEPSGTAGFPMLEVLKKQQLKDTVIVVTRYFGGIKLGGGGLIRAYGKAASEGIAATGVVERKLHTLVKTSIDYTWLGKVENEVRQSEYPLKEIVYEEDVELFLYVPEENQEIFQEWMMELTNGQAIITITGHEFLEFDI; encoded by the coding sequence ATGCGAGCTAATTATAAAACCGTACAACTATACGGAGAGAGTGAATTCGTTATTCAAAAATCCCGCTTTCTGTCATTTGTCAAAAGAGTCGAGACAGAACAAGAGGCGCTGGATTTCATACAGGACATCAAAAAAAACCATCATACTGCTACTCATAATTGTTCCGCCTATATCATAGGAGAACATGACCAGATCCAAAAAGCGAACGATGACGGTGAGCCTTCAGGTACAGCCGGCTTCCCTATGTTGGAAGTGCTTAAAAAGCAACAGCTAAAAGATACCGTGATCGTTGTGACTCGCTATTTTGGCGGCATCAAACTTGGTGGTGGCGGATTAATCCGTGCATATGGCAAAGCAGCTTCTGAAGGCATTGCCGCAACAGGTGTCGTGGAAAGAAAATTACACACACTAGTTAAGACTTCTATCGATTATACATGGCTAGGCAAAGTAGAAAACGAAGTACGGCAGTCCGAATACCCACTAAAAGAGATTGTCTATGAAGAGGACGTTGAACTCTTTTTATATGTTCCTGAAGAGAATCAAGAGATTTTTCAGGAATGGATGATGGAGTTAACGAACGGTCAGGCGATCATTACCATAACTGGACATGAATTCCTAGAGTTCGACATCTAA
- a CDS encoding sensor histidine kinase has translation MNDKAIDIQQMEKIFSNMVNVMDRSKSDIFLISEQSRRSFEEMQKELAEVKESISHVITEGDSLEGMSRHSRKRLATVSKDFVTYSEDEVKQAYSVANDLLVRASINKMEEKQLRERRDELERRLKLLLSTIERADQLVNQVTTVITYLTSDLKNVSTALETARQKQDFAVQIIQAQEEERKRLSRDIHDGPAQMLANVLMRSGLIEKTFVKHGPEEAMQELSYLKEMVRGALSEVRRIIYNLRPMALDDLGLVPTLRKYLLTISEYEAPLIIHFQSNGAEKRFASNFEVGIFRLIQESVNNSIKHAKTDEIWVKIEWLRESVNIVIKDQGLGFDTNEVKEKSFGLIGMQERVDLLKGKMKVISKVGEGTSILFQIPLDEDL, from the coding sequence TTGAACGACAAAGCAATTGACATTCAACAAATGGAGAAAATCTTTAGCAACATGGTAAATGTAATGGATCGTTCAAAAAGCGATATTTTTTTAATTAGCGAACAAAGCCGCCGAAGTTTTGAAGAGATGCAAAAAGAGTTAGCAGAAGTGAAAGAAAGTATTTCTCATGTGATAACAGAAGGCGATTCCTTAGAGGGTATGTCACGTCACTCAAGAAAACGTCTTGCTACTGTGTCAAAAGACTTCGTAACGTATAGTGAAGATGAAGTTAAACAAGCGTATAGTGTAGCAAATGACTTGCTTGTGCGCGCCTCCATCAATAAAATGGAGGAGAAACAACTTCGTGAACGACGGGATGAACTTGAACGTCGACTAAAGTTGCTGCTCTCTACAATTGAAAGAGCAGACCAACTTGTAAACCAAGTAACCACTGTGATCACATATTTAACATCTGATTTGAAAAATGTAAGTACAGCACTAGAAACGGCTCGCCAAAAACAAGATTTTGCAGTTCAAATCATTCAAGCCCAAGAAGAAGAACGTAAACGGTTATCACGTGATATTCATGATGGACCTGCACAAATGCTGGCCAATGTTTTGATGCGTTCGGGTTTAATTGAAAAAACGTTTGTTAAGCATGGCCCAGAAGAAGCGATGCAAGAGCTATCTTACTTAAAAGAAATGGTTAGGGGAGCGCTATCTGAAGTGCGTCGTATCATTTACAATTTGCGACCTATGGCTTTGGATGATTTAGGGCTAGTTCCGACATTGCGAAAGTATTTATTGACTATTAGTGAATACGAAGCGCCGCTAATCATTCATTTTCAAAGCAACGGAGCAGAAAAAAGATTTGCTTCCAATTTTGAAGTAGGTATTTTTCGTCTCATTCAAGAATCAGTAAATAACAGTATTAAACATGCGAAAACTGATGAAATATGGGTAAAAATCGAATGGTTACGCGAATCGGTTAATATAGTAATCAAAGACCAAGGTCTGGGATTTGATACAAATGAAGTAAAAGAGAAATCATTTGGTTTAATTGGAATGCAAGAACGTGTAGATTTATTGAAAGGGAAAATGAAGGTCATTTCTAAAGTTGGAGAAGGCACTTCAATACTTTTTCAAATTCCATTAGACGAAGATCTGTAA
- a CDS encoding response regulator — MEATKILIVDDHQLFREGVKRILDFEESFNVVAEGDDGVEVVELYREYEPDVVLMDINMPRMNGVDATEQLINEFPDARVIMLSIHDDESYVTHALKTGALGYMLKEMDADAIIQAIKVVANGGSYLHPKITHNLVTEFRRLSEREHKGSFQQNDIRRPLHLLTKRECEVLQLLTDGQSNRTIGETLFISEKTVKNHVSSILQKMSVNDRTQAVVTAIKNGWVEVK, encoded by the coding sequence ATGGAAGCGACTAAAATATTGATAGTAGATGATCACCAATTATTCCGTGAAGGAGTTAAACGGATTTTGGATTTTGAAGAATCATTTAACGTAGTAGCAGAAGGCGACGATGGAGTGGAAGTAGTCGAGTTATACAGAGAGTATGAACCAGACGTAGTACTGATGGATATTAATATGCCACGCATGAATGGTGTAGACGCGACTGAGCAGTTAATTAATGAATTTCCGGACGCACGCGTCATCATGCTATCCATTCATGACGACGAATCTTACGTAACGCACGCTTTGAAAACAGGTGCTCTCGGCTATATGCTAAAAGAAATGGATGCAGATGCGATTATTCAAGCGATCAAAGTAGTAGCGAATGGTGGCTCTTACTTACATCCAAAAATCACGCATAATTTGGTAACAGAATTCCGTCGTTTGAGCGAAAGAGAACATAAAGGATCCTTCCAGCAGAACGACATTCGTCGCCCGCTTCATTTATTGACGAAGCGCGAATGTGAAGTTCTACAATTATTAACAGATGGCCAAAGTAACCGGACAATCGGTGAAACGCTCTTCATCTCAGAAAAAACGGTGAAAAACCACGTCTCCAGCATTCTACAAAAAATGAGTGTCAATGACCGTACACAAGCTGTTGTGACAGCAATCAAAAATGGTTGGGTAGAAGTAAAATAA
- a CDS encoding nuclear transport factor 2 family protein, giving the protein MKKKLAVASMALALVLGACGNADETNQNNPETGEPAPGSGAIDHGVDDNKVGFSMSGDKVEEATDVPKEDKEDILAAFDTYIETLNNQDVEGYLATLSTKGYDLEEERQATEEMLKNTKMKRETDHETIVKYSEDSAQLFSTLKTTFTDIETGVENTPEGRQVTVFNKEDGAWKVFSIHFIGDEPGNE; this is encoded by the coding sequence ATGAAGAAAAAATTGGCAGTCGCGTCCATGGCATTAGCGCTCGTATTAGGCGCGTGTGGTAACGCAGATGAAACGAATCAGAACAACCCTGAAACTGGGGAACCCGCACCAGGCAGTGGCGCCATCGATCATGGAGTAGATGATAATAAAGTAGGATTCAGCATGTCAGGCGACAAAGTTGAAGAAGCTACAGACGTACCCAAAGAGGATAAAGAAGATATTTTAGCTGCTTTTGATACCTACATCGAAACATTAAATAATCAAGACGTAGAAGGGTATCTTGCTACACTTTCTACTAAAGGCTATGATTTGGAAGAAGAGCGTCAAGCTACGGAAGAAATGCTTAAAAATACTAAGATGAAACGTGAAACAGATCATGAAACGATCGTAAAATATTCAGAGGATAGCGCACAGTTATTTTCTACATTGAAAACGACGTTCACCGATATTGAGACAGGAGTAGAAAATACGCCTGAAGGCCGCCAAGTGACTGTTTTCAATAAAGAAGATGGCGCATGGAAAGTGTTCTCGATCCACTTTATTGGTGATGAACCAGGAAACGAATAA